In one window of Candidatus Woesearchaeota archaeon DNA:
- a CDS encoding tetratricopeptide repeat protein, with the protein MASIDQIVESGIFSQDTEKKIHLEFIPFTDTLCAEHFVQETYNPLEFYSPKMDSVIEEYVQLAEDASDVVEGLLKMQHISLLKTCIEKAGYIQSTSMELTLKRLLEWFKQRENLIASTIQACARRGDHDLEKIVLNASETATEAYYKLGLLYFTLDDLDSAEKYFNLGLKNLEKQKSIMHADLLYQLARVHRSVSKSQEAKSTFDEAIRIYENIPGEKALAGKAHSLLEIALIDRWQIRKETPPNLIKEAMDIFKGLKDDLNYSRCLIQLGNYYNYRDDFEKAAAAYDESLPVLRKFNYTRGIAEVYMGISRIRQKRGQFEEAEKICLESLAMTQGLGYKRRIGYVYQRLASIYHDKGDQDKALDYAKATIDIWKSCRIVRGIAMVLRTKAQIFESLGNYRLAYYNYKGCVNIRRRLELSLLTSHDDYEKRLSHLRKMAGINADT; encoded by the coding sequence ATGGCCTCAATAGACCAGATAGTAGAATCCGGAATCTTCAGCCAAGATACAGAAAAGAAGATACATCTTGAATTTATCCCGTTTACTGACACCTTGTGTGCGGAACACTTTGTGCAGGAAACTTATAATCCACTAGAATTCTACAGCCCAAAAATGGATTCGGTGATTGAAGAATATGTGCAATTAGCTGAAGATGCAAGTGATGTAGTTGAAGGCTTGCTTAAAATGCAGCATATTTCTCTATTGAAAACCTGTATTGAAAAGGCAGGTTACATCCAAAGCACCTCAATGGAGCTGACACTCAAAAGATTGCTAGAATGGTTTAAGCAAAGGGAAAATTTGATTGCATCAACAATCCAGGCCTGCGCAAGAAGAGGAGATCATGACCTGGAAAAGATCGTGCTTAACGCATCTGAAACTGCAACAGAAGCATATTATAAACTGGGACTTCTCTATTTCACCCTGGATGACCTGGATTCTGCCGAAAAGTATTTTAATCTAGGATTAAAAAATCTAGAGAAGCAAAAAAGCATTATGCATGCAGACCTTCTTTATCAGTTGGCAAGAGTGCACCGGTCTGTCAGTAAAAGCCAGGAGGCAAAGTCCACTTTTGATGAGGCAATACGTATTTATGAAAATATTCCAGGAGAAAAAGCCCTCGCAGGAAAGGCACATAGTCTTCTTGAAATTGCCTTGATTGACAGGTGGCAGATAAGAAAAGAAACACCCCCTAATCTAATAAAAGAAGCGATGGATATTTTCAAGGGACTCAAAGACGACTTAAATTATTCCAGGTGTCTGATACAGCTTGGCAATTATTATAACTATAGAGATGACTTCGAAAAAGCTGCTGCAGCTTATGATGAATCCTTGCCAGTTCTAAGAAAATTCAATTATACACGGGGGATAGCAGAAGTATATATGGGAATATCAAGAATAAGGCAAAAAAGGGGGCAATTCGAAGAAGCAGAAAAAATCTGCCTGGAAAGTCTCGCCATGACTCAAGGTCTTGGATACAAAAGAAGGATAGGTTATGTTTATCAAAGACTTGCAAGCATCTACCATGATAAAGGAGACCAAGATAAGGCATTGGATTATGCAAAGGCAACAATAGACATATGGAAATCCTGCAGAATTGTAAGAGGAATTGCAATGGTACTAAGAACAAAAGCACAAATATTCGAAAGCCTGGGCAATTACAGATTAGCCTACTATAATTACAAAGGATGTGTAAATATTCGAAGAAGACTGGAATTATCGCTTCTAACAAGTCATGATGATTACGAAAAAAGACTGTCTCATCTAAGAAAAATGGCTGGTATAAATGCAGACACTTGA